Proteins found in one Rhodobacter capsulatus SB 1003 genomic segment:
- the lysA gene encoding diaminopimelate decarboxylase yields the protein MDHFLYRNGVLHAEDVALTEIAAAVGTPFYVYSAATLTRHFQLFDAALAGTDHLVCFAIKSNSNLAVLKLLGDLGAGMDVVSGGEYRRAKAAGVPGDRIVFSGVGKTRDEIRLALTGGIRQFNVESEPELRAISEIATALGVTAPIALRVNPDVDAKTHEKIATGKSENKFGIPIAKARAVYAEAAKLPGIEVIGVDVHIGSQLTDLAPFEAAFTKVRELTLALREDGHKIRRLDLGGGLGIPYHQRSNEAPPLPTDYGAMITRVLGDLGCEIEIEPGRLISGNAGLMVTSVIYLKEGEGRNFLIVDAAMNDLVRPSMYGAHHDIVPVIEPAPGLAPQPFDVVGPVCETGDTFTKGRELPPMAEGDLVAFRSAGAYGAVMASEYNSRPLIPEVLVSGDHFAVIRQRPSFEEMLARDSIPEWL from the coding sequence ATGGATCATTTTCTCTACCGCAATGGCGTGCTGCATGCCGAGGACGTGGCCCTGACCGAGATTGCGGCCGCCGTCGGCACGCCCTTCTACGTCTATTCCGCCGCGACCCTGACCCGGCATTTCCAGCTCTTCGATGCCGCGCTGGCGGGCACCGATCATCTGGTCTGTTTCGCGATCAAGTCGAATTCGAACCTGGCGGTGCTGAAGCTGCTGGGCGATCTGGGCGCGGGGATGGATGTGGTCTCGGGCGGCGAATACCGCCGCGCGAAAGCCGCGGGCGTGCCGGGCGACCGCATCGTCTTTTCCGGCGTCGGCAAGACGCGCGACGAAATCCGGCTGGCGCTGACCGGGGGCATCCGGCAGTTCAACGTCGAAAGCGAACCCGAGCTGCGGGCGATATCGGAAATTGCCACGGCGCTGGGCGTCACCGCGCCGATTGCCTTGCGGGTGAACCCCGATGTCGATGCCAAGACCCATGAAAAGATCGCCACCGGCAAGTCGGAAAACAAGTTCGGCATTCCGATTGCCAAGGCCCGCGCGGTTTATGCCGAGGCCGCGAAACTGCCCGGGATCGAGGTGATCGGCGTCGATGTCCATATCGGCAGCCAGCTGACCGATCTGGCGCCGTTTGAAGCCGCCTTCACCAAGGTCCGCGAGCTGACGCTGGCGCTGCGCGAGGATGGCCACAAGATCCGCCGCCTCGATCTGGGGGGCGGCCTTGGCATCCCCTATCACCAGCGCTCGAACGAGGCGCCGCCCCTGCCCACCGATTACGGCGCGATGATCACCCGCGTTCTGGGCGATCTGGGCTGCGAGATCGAGATCGAACCGGGGCGGCTGATTTCCGGCAATGCCGGGCTGATGGTGACCTCGGTCATCTATCTGAAGGAAGGCGAGGGGCGGAACTTCCTGATCGTCGATGCGGCGATGAACGATCTGGTCCGGCCCTCGATGTATGGCGCGCATCACGACATCGTCCCGGTGATCGAGCCCGCGCCGGGCCTTGCGCCGCAGCCCTTCGATGTCGTCGGCCCGGTCTGCGAGACGGGCGACACCTTCACCAAGGGCCGCGAGCTGCCGCCGATGGCCGAGGGCGATCTGGTCGCCTTCCGCTCGGCCGGGGCTTACGGCGCGGTGATGGCGTCCGAATACAATTCCCGCCCGCTGATCCCCGAGGTGCTGGTCAGCGGGGATCACTTCGCCGTCATCCGGCAAAGACCGAGCTTTGAGGAAATGCTGGCCCGCGATAGCATCCCCGAATGGCTCTGA
- the argH gene encoding argininosuccinate lyase yields the protein MTDDTNSSNAMWGGRFAAGPDAIMEAINASISFDKRLYAQDIRGSRAHAAMLAATGILTNSDAEAIGEGLLTVLSEIEAGDFPFSTALEDIHMNVEARLKALIGEPAGRLHTARSRNDQVATDFRLWVRDQADAAITSLTALMKVLVAQAEKGADWVMPGFTHLQTAQPVTWGHHMMAYVEMFARDRSRFEDARKRMNECPLGSAALAGTGFPIDRHMTAQALGFDRPMANSLDGVSDRDFALEFLSAAAICSVHLSRLAEELVIWSSAQFRFVAMSDKWSTGSSIMPQKRNPDAAELIRAKIGRVLGAAVALFTVMKGLPLAYSKDMQEDKEQVFDAADTLMLALAAMTGMMSDLTVNTAKLEAAASSGFSTATDLADWLVREAGLPFRDAHHVTGSLVALAEKKGCDLPDLSLEELKSAHPALTEAVYSVLGVHNSVASRQSYGGTAPDQVRAQVARWQGLLA from the coding sequence ATGACCGACGACACGAACTCCTCGAACGCCATGTGGGGCGGGCGCTTTGCCGCCGGTCCGGACGCGATCATGGAGGCGATCAACGCCTCGATCTCGTTCGACAAGCGGCTTTACGCACAGGATATCCGCGGCAGCCGGGCCCATGCGGCGATGCTGGCCGCGACGGGTATTCTCACGAATAGCGATGCCGAGGCGATCGGGGAAGGGTTGCTCACGGTCTTGTCAGAGATCGAGGCGGGCGATTTCCCGTTTTCGACCGCGCTTGAGGACATCCACATGAATGTCGAGGCGCGGCTGAAGGCGCTGATCGGCGAACCGGCGGGGCGGCTGCACACGGCGCGGAGCCGCAACGACCAGGTGGCGACCGATTTCCGGCTTTGGGTCCGCGATCAGGCCGATGCGGCGATCACCTCGCTGACGGCGCTGATGAAGGTGCTGGTGGCGCAAGCCGAAAAGGGCGCCGATTGGGTGATGCCGGGCTTCACCCATCTGCAGACGGCGCAGCCGGTGACCTGGGGCCATCACATGATGGCCTATGTCGAGATGTTCGCCCGCGACCGGAGCCGCTTTGAAGACGCGCGCAAGCGGATGAACGAATGCCCGCTCGGCTCGGCGGCGCTGGCGGGCACGGGCTTCCCGATCGACCGGCACATGACGGCGCAGGCTTTGGGCTTTGACCGGCCGATGGCAAACAGCCTGGATGGCGTGTCGGACCGCGATTTCGCGCTCGAATTCCTGTCCGCGGCGGCGATCTGCTCGGTCCACCTCAGCCGTCTGGCAGAGGAACTGGTGATCTGGTCCTCGGCGCAGTTCCGCTTCGTGGCGATGTCGGACAAATGGTCGACGGGCTCCTCGATCATGCCGCAAAAGCGCAACCCCGATGCGGCAGAGCTGATCCGGGCGAAGATCGGCCGGGTGCTGGGCGCGGCTGTCGCGCTCTTCACCGTGATGAAGGGCCTGCCGCTCGCCTATTCCAAGGACATGCAGGAAGACAAGGAACAGGTCTTCGATGCCGCCGACACGCTGATGCTGGCCTTGGCGGCGATGACCGGGATGATGTCGGATCTGACGGTGAACACCGCGAAACTGGAAGCCGCGGCCTCGTCGGGCTTTTCCACCGCGACGGACCTTGCCGACTGGCTGGTGCGCGAGGCCGGTCTGCCCTTCCGCGACGCCCATCACGTCACCGGCTCGCTCGTCGCGCTGGCGGAGAAGAAGGGCTGCGATCTGCCCGATCTGAGCCTCGAAGAGCTGAAATCCGCCCATCCGGCGCTGACCGAGGCGGTCTATTCCGTGCTTGGGGTTCACAATTCGGTCGCCTCGCGGCAATCCTACGGTGGCACTGCCCCCGATCAGGTCCGCGCCCAGGTGGCGCGCTGGCAGGGGCTTCTGGCCTGA
- a CDS encoding TlpA family protein disulfide reductase: MLRLFVLYTALALCANAAPAADLSALKQGEMKKLAVFTEPLALPEIPFVDETGTRHRLADYRGKVVLLNLWATWCAPCRKEMPDIAALQAEIGGDDFTVLTVASSNRDTQAKVGAFFEKQGITQLPRMIDETERLPRALGVPGLPASFLIDRQGQIVAQLLGPADWSSPEAKAVIAALRAE, translated from the coding sequence ATGCTGCGGTTGTTCGTCCTTTATACGGCCCTTGCCCTTTGCGCAAATGCCGCGCCCGCCGCCGACCTGTCGGCGCTGAAACAGGGCGAGATGAAGAAACTCGCCGTCTTCACCGAGCCGCTGGCCCTGCCCGAGATCCCCTTTGTCGATGAAACCGGGACCCGCCACCGGCTGGCCGATTACCGCGGCAAGGTGGTGCTTTTGAACCTTTGGGCGACCTGGTGTGCTCCCTGCCGCAAGGAAATGCCCGATATCGCGGCGCTTCAGGCCGAGATCGGCGGGGATGATTTCACCGTGCTGACGGTGGCCTCCAGCAATCGCGACACCCAGGCGAAGGTGGGCGCGTTCTTCGAAAAGCAGGGCATCACCCAGCTGCCGCGGATGATCGACGAAACCGAACGGCTGCCGCGGGCGCTGGGGGTTCCCGGCCTGCCCGCCTCGTTCCTGATCGACCGTCAGGGGCAGATCGTGGCGCAGCTCTTGGGCCCGGCCGATTGGTCGAGCCCGGAAGCGAAAGCCGTGATCGCCGCGCTGCGCGCCGAGTGA
- a CDS encoding PAS domain-containing protein: protein MTAPTDLSKSQENEAPFGFDELFYSRTDKRGVIIAGNEVFHRVSGFDWSELLGAPHKIVRHPDTPRGVFRILWSALGAGHPMGAYVKNRVRNGDIYWVFAVLMPVDGGYLSVRLKPSTQLFDRFREVYVKLSTRERAERLDPEVSAGELRALALAEGFSSYTSYMAFALGQELAARDARLGRPADPRTQRLIDMNKSLERVTQEQTKLLRSFEALQSIPNNMRIVASRLEPSGGPVSAISENYKASSLVISERLRSFVAGRDNLCDRVSRQAARALFLLGSNRVLKEMNAGFRDVAAVEGIDWNVERNLLRELEARSYADTRDAMMRAVGHAEELFRASAEIRRLMLGLDTIRVLGRVECGRMRDSSGGLSATIDQLDIFHADIKNRLESIMRLSEEIGSSMNQFMRADSR from the coding sequence ATGACCGCGCCGACCGACCTTTCCAAATCGCAGGAGAACGAAGCCCCCTTCGGCTTCGACGAGCTGTTTTACTCCCGCACCGACAAGCGCGGGGTGATCATCGCCGGCAACGAGGTGTTTCACCGCGTTTCCGGATTCGACTGGTCCGAACTTCTGGGGGCCCCGCACAAGATCGTCCGGCATCCCGACACGCCGCGCGGCGTGTTCCGCATCCTGTGGAGTGCGCTGGGCGCAGGCCATCCGATGGGCGCCTATGTCAAGAACCGCGTCCGCAACGGCGATATCTACTGGGTCTTCGCCGTCCTGATGCCGGTCGATGGCGGCTATCTGTCGGTGCGGCTGAAACCCTCGACGCAGCTTTTCGACCGGTTCCGCGAGGTCTATGTCAAGCTGAGCACGCGCGAACGCGCCGAGCGGCTTGATCCCGAGGTCAGCGCCGGAGAGTTGCGCGCCCTCGCCCTGGCCGAAGGATTTTCCAGCTATACAAGCTACATGGCTTTCGCGCTGGGGCAGGAGCTGGCGGCGCGGGATGCGCGGCTTGGCCGTCCGGCCGATCCGCGCACGCAGCGGCTGATCGACATGAACAAGTCGCTCGAGCGGGTGACGCAGGAACAGACAAAGCTTCTGCGCAGCTTCGAGGCGCTGCAGTCGATCCCGAACAACATGCGCATCGTCGCCTCGCGGCTGGAACCTTCGGGCGGTCCGGTCTCGGCGATCTCGGAGAATTACAAGGCCTCGTCGCTGGTGATTTCCGAACGGCTGCGCAGTTTCGTGGCCGGTCGCGACAACCTGTGCGACCGCGTGTCCCGTCAGGCCGCCCGGGCGCTGTTCCTGCTCGGCTCGAACCGGGTGCTGAAGGAAATGAACGCGGGGTTCCGCGATGTTGCCGCGGTCGAGGGAATCGACTGGAACGTGGAACGCAACCTGCTGCGCGAACTGGAGGCCCGGTCCTATGCCGACACGCGCGACGCGATGATGCGCGCGGTCGGCCATGCCGAGGAACTGTTCCGCGCCAGCGCCGAGATTCGCCGCCTGATGCTGGGGCTCGACACGATCCGGGTGCTGGGCCGTGTCGAATGCGGGCGGATGCGCGACAGCAGCGGCGGGCTTTCGGCGACGATCGATCAGCTCGACATTTTCCACGCCGACATCAAGAACCGGCTCGAATCGATCATGCGCCTGTCGGAGGAGATCGGGTCCTCGATGAACCAGTTCATGCGCGCCGATTCGCGCTGA
- a CDS encoding EAL domain-containing protein, with protein MSKIPLSLRESLDPAESSPLNFAVAQRDRETLSMVTRAVERRDVVLAFQPVVQTLRPDRPAFYEGLIRVLDDTGRVIPAQDFIGAAETTEIGRKLDCLALEMGLLSLAEDRSLRLSVNMSARSIGYPDWMRILNRGLAMDDRIGERLILEITESSAMMMPELVSVFMQDMQTKGICFALDDFGAGYTSFRYLREFYFDILKIDGQFITGIARNPDNQILTQALMSISRHFDMFTVAEAVETAEDAAWLTRAGIDCMQGYYFGAPTIMPPWKAPTTHKAGI; from the coding sequence ATGTCGAAAATTCCGCTGTCGCTGCGCGAGTCGCTCGATCCGGCCGAATCCAGTCCGCTGAATTTCGCCGTCGCCCAGCGCGACCGGGAAACCCTGTCGATGGTCACCCGCGCCGTGGAACGCCGCGACGTGGTGCTGGCCTTTCAACCCGTGGTGCAGACCCTGCGCCCCGACCGCCCCGCCTTCTACGAAGGGCTGATCCGGGTGCTGGACGACACCGGCCGGGTGATTCCGGCGCAGGATTTCATCGGCGCCGCCGAAACCACCGAAATCGGCCGCAAGCTGGACTGTCTGGCGCTGGAAATGGGGCTTTTGTCGCTGGCCGAGGATCGCAGCCTGCGGTTGTCGGTGAACATGTCCGCCCGCTCGATCGGCTACCCGGACTGGATGCGCATTCTCAACCGCGGCCTGGCGATGGATGACCGCATCGGCGAAAGGCTGATTCTGGAAATCACCGAATCCTCGGCGATGATGATGCCGGAACTGGTGTCGGTCTTCATGCAGGACATGCAGACGAAGGGCATCTGTTTCGCGCTGGATGATTTCGGCGCGGGCTACACCTCGTTCCGCTATCTGCGCGAATTCTACTTCGACATCCTGAAGATCGACGGCCAGTTCATCACCGGCATCGCCCGCAATCCCGACAACCAGATCCTGACCCAGGCGCTGATGTCGATTTCCCGGCATTTCGACATGTTCACCGTTGCCGAAGCGGTGGAAACGGCCGAGGATGCGGCCTGGCTGACACGTGCGGGCATCGACTGCATGCAGGGCTATTATTTCGGCGCGCCGACGATCATGCCGCCGTGGAAAGCGCCCACGACCCACAAGGCCGGGATCTGA